A region of Vigna radiata var. radiata cultivar VC1973A chromosome 6, Vradiata_ver6, whole genome shotgun sequence DNA encodes the following proteins:
- the LOC106764622 gene encoding uncharacterized protein LOC106764622 isoform X2 has protein sequence MSHHQTTLMLPNPTTPTRSSSASSSPLPLIHAIFARKNLFYHRLPSLPLRLSVLKLDGSSFHIQVPKTATIAELKDAVEAVFAHAPLKGPAKISWAHVWGQFCLCYDGQKLVTEDDYLRNYGIKDGDELRFIRHVSNNCCVQRKRLKKRIVYLKPQRRSSPVDSYQDKRKSDSDEIGSDDEATDNEKYDTEEVEEERVVKNKFAGFMGELFSYTPLAVVRRTTTKSRIWPSTIPRCLVGSFRKIRSIVCFGRRRPYSRRLTWRHMG, from the exons ATGTCTCACCACCAAACCACCCTCATGCTGCCCAATCCCACCACCCCTACCCGCTCCTCCTCTGCCTCCTCCTCCCCTCTCCCACTCATCCACGCCATCTTCGCCAGAAAAAACCTCTTCTACCACCGCCTTCCCTCCCTACCCCTCCGACTCTCCGTCCTCAAGCTCGATGGCTCCTCCTTCC ATATTCAGGTTCCCAAGACCGCCACTATTGCCGAACTCAAAGACGCAGTCGAGGCTGTCTTCGCTCACGCACCTCTCAAGGGTCCCGCCAAAATTTCATG GGCGCATGTTTGGGGACAATTTTGCTTATGCTATGATGGACAGAAGCTAGTTACCGAGGATGATTATCTTCGAAACTATGGCATCAAGGATGGTGACGAG CTTCGTTTCATCCGCCATGTTTCAAACAATTGCTGTGTCCAAAGAAAGCGGTTGAAGAAAAGAATTGTCTATTTGAAACCGCAGAGGAG GTCTTCTCCAGTGGATAGCTATCAAGACAAAAGAAAGAGTGATAGTGATGAGATTGGTTCTGACGATGAAGCCACGGATAATGAGAAATATGACACtgaagaagtagaagaagagcGTGTTGTAAAGAACAAATTTGCTGGCTTTATGGGAGAGTTGTTCTCTTACACTCCACTGGCAGTTGTAAGACGAACTACAACTAAAAGCAGGATTTGGCCATCAACTATTCCCAGATGTTTGGTGGgtagttttagaaaaattagaaGTATTGTATGCTTTGGCAGGAGAAGGCCCTATTCTCGGAGACTTACATGGAGACATATGGGTTAA
- the LOC106764622 gene encoding uncharacterized protein LOC106764622 isoform X1 translates to MSHHQTTLMLPNPTTPTRSSSASSSPLPLIHAIFARKNLFYHRLPSLPLRLSVLKLDGSSFHIQVPKTATIAELKDAVEAVFAHAPLKGPAKISWAHVWGQFCLCYDGQKLVTEDDYLRNYGIKDGDELRFIRHVSNNCCVQRKRLKKRIVYLKPQRRCRSSPVDSYQDKRKSDSDEIGSDDEATDNEKYDTEEVEEERVVKNKFAGFMGELFSYTPLAVVRRTTTKSRIWPSTIPRCLVGSFRKIRSIVCFGRRRPYSRRLTWRHMG, encoded by the exons ATGTCTCACCACCAAACCACCCTCATGCTGCCCAATCCCACCACCCCTACCCGCTCCTCCTCTGCCTCCTCCTCCCCTCTCCCACTCATCCACGCCATCTTCGCCAGAAAAAACCTCTTCTACCACCGCCTTCCCTCCCTACCCCTCCGACTCTCCGTCCTCAAGCTCGATGGCTCCTCCTTCC ATATTCAGGTTCCCAAGACCGCCACTATTGCCGAACTCAAAGACGCAGTCGAGGCTGTCTTCGCTCACGCACCTCTCAAGGGTCCCGCCAAAATTTCATG GGCGCATGTTTGGGGACAATTTTGCTTATGCTATGATGGACAGAAGCTAGTTACCGAGGATGATTATCTTCGAAACTATGGCATCAAGGATGGTGACGAG CTTCGTTTCATCCGCCATGTTTCAAACAATTGCTGTGTCCAAAGAAAGCGGTTGAAGAAAAGAATTGTCTATTTGAAACCGCAGAGGAG GTGCAGGTCTTCTCCAGTGGATAGCTATCAAGACAAAAGAAAGAGTGATAGTGATGAGATTGGTTCTGACGATGAAGCCACGGATAATGAGAAATATGACACtgaagaagtagaagaagagcGTGTTGTAAAGAACAAATTTGCTGGCTTTATGGGAGAGTTGTTCTCTTACACTCCACTGGCAGTTGTAAGACGAACTACAACTAAAAGCAGGATTTGGCCATCAACTATTCCCAGATGTTTGGTGGgtagttttagaaaaattagaaGTATTGTATGCTTTGGCAGGAGAAGGCCCTATTCTCGGAGACTTACATGGAGACATATGGGTTAA